The following coding sequences lie in one Spinacia oleracea cultivar Varoflay chromosome 1, BTI_SOV_V1, whole genome shotgun sequence genomic window:
- the LOC110780268 gene encoding UPF0481 protein At3g47200 — MGDLTKWVSNSISEALELLPAVSSYCCIYRVPENLRKVNEDAYRPLLVSIGPSYYGDPRLVAMHQQKLRYLQSFLQRYTCYNLDYYVQVIREWEVVARQCYVESLDTTRLTSPQFIEMLLVDAAFLIELFLRNNFHEFIEENDRIFNKPRMMLEVTRDIRLEENQLPFFILKGLYDLVIQPSSQNKQVSFLDITYKFLTGKNEAVPARIIDADVKHLVDILRLCYLPCSVRGQHPRTNPKFEFASSVSELSEAGVKFVASPSENLLDIRFVKGVLEVPRFVVTDDTESLFRNIMVFEQCHYYFDSYIIDYFAFMDSLINTPKDVGILVQSGVIENWLGNNEEVANLFSNIFKQTRLKGSDFYYSGICKDLNAYAGTPWNRWKAILKHDYFNHPWAAISVVYAIVMLILTVLQVVTGFK; from the coding sequence ATGGGAGATCTAACCAAATGGGTGTCAAATTCGATATCAGAAGCACTTGAATTATTACCTGCAGTTTCCTCATATTGCTGTATCTATAGAGTGCCTGAAAATCTTCGCAAGGTAAACGAGGATGCTTATCGGCCTTTGCTTGTTTCGATTGGTCCTTCCTACTACGGCGATCCTAGGCTAGTTGCTATGCACCAACAGAAATTGAGGTACTTGCAATCTTTTCTTCAACGATACACTTGTTATAACTTAGATTACTATGTCCAAGTTATAAGAGAATGGGAAGTGGTAGCTCGTCAATGTTATGTTGAGAGTCTTGATACGACTAGGCTAACTAGTCCACAATTCATTGAAATGCTTCTTGTTGATGCTGCGTTCCTCATTGAGCTCTTTTTGAGGAATAATTTCCATGAATTCATCGAGGAAAACGACCGTATTTTCAACAAGCCAAGGATGATGTTAGAAGTCACTCGTGATATTAGGCTCGAAGAAAACCAGCTTCCATTTTTCATTCTTAAAGGTCTTTATGACCTAGTCATTCAGCCTTCATCCCAAAACAAGCAAGTTTCCTTCCTTGATATCACCTATAAATTTCTGACGGGAAAGAACGAAGCTGTTCCTGCTAGGATAATAGATGCAGATGTCAAACATTTGGTTGATATCTTAAGGCTATGTTACTTGCCTTGTTCTGTTAGGGGTCAACATCCTAGGACCAATCCAAAATTCGAGTTTGCTTCAAGTGTAAGTGAGCTGAGTGAAGCTGGGGTCAAATTTGTAGCAAGCCCAAGTGAGAATTTGCTTGACATAAGATTCGTGAAAGGGGTTTTAGAGGTTCCGAGGTTTGTGGTGACAGATGATACAGAATCATTGTTCAGGAACATTATGGTGTTTGAGCAATGCCATTATTACTTCGACTCTTATATCATTGACTACTTTGCATTCATGGATAGTTTGATTAACACCCCTAAGGATGTTGGCATACTTGTCCAAAGTGGGGTGATTGAAAACTGGCTGGGGAATAATGAAGAAGTGGCCAATCTCTTCAGCAACATCTTTAAGCAGACAAGACTAAAAGGTTCAGACTTTTATTACTCGGGGATTTGTAAGGATCTGAATGCATATGCTGGAACTCCTTGGAATCGATGGAAGGCCATACTCAAACACGATTATTTTAACCATCCATGGGCAGCTATTTCTGTAGTTTATGCAATTGTCATGTTGATTCTTACTGTCTTACAAGTTGTAACTGGCTTCAAATAA
- the LOC110797979 gene encoding uncharacterized protein — MLVFDDVDDLTLNPCIYVHHGGEWVVQGDMVYSGGRVDVFDYIHENADGKYVKELVDSLGYNDVEKVHFWDPRKEFKNGEEGGGRGSFLELLNTDVVDLNSDYVEPPFTVLPPKQTETQPEPQPEPQIQPQNVPQPEIDYDSEGTDEDDDELATARSKISDDMRREKAYFEELVMLKKLAESKVEGGLNLGDDFDGYSDLDSPSESEDEDDVGYLVAPQHHKRGRGKQKQNNTETEEREATFYVGQQFENPKTFRKAIIDYSIDKGRNIPFSKNDSTRVCAECEHKDKGCKWRIWASWERGRRSFTVKTFVSEHTCGRTPIIKKMTSHWIAEHYQNLFKVNPYMRVQDIQETIWLEKGIRVSKDKAARARRRGQALIVGEYKEQYALLPRYAAEILRSNPGNTVKLKLDANVFDILYLCFEALRKGFLAGCRPFISLDGCFLKGPFGGQLLVAVGRDGNNQMFPLAWAVCEVESTDTWSWFLELLATDLGTSEGAGYTFMSDQQKGLLAAVSNVFPQAESRVCARHVYCNFRGVFGGGLEYRKQFWTIAKSNTVNHFNENIEVMRGISHEAAEDLLKRNYKKWCRAFYTPLSCCDSVDNNMSEVFNAYILSARHKPIITMLEDIREGLMERLHKKRDFIGKKEIMLCPRIQIQLEKHKIWARGWNAYWDGGFCYGVREGATQVKYVVDLNQHTCSCNAWQVSGIPCKHAIVAIWNKVDHPEQYVNAYFCKQTYMKAYEFLLEPLNGPQEWPTSDSIVVAPKVKKVNGRPKTKRRYGVGEVTASGKLKRTGCSMKCSLCGVIGHNKRGCKNAPKQQQHSNNHATAEQTTPQQQHPRTSSAIPMHNRGVGIYTYPNGYQRIATPISQHFPTPQRQRPPAAFYSDHGGEQTIYSFPAHDFPLSQTQPSQGHTISSQALQDLAMARRLEKRP, encoded by the exons ATGTTGGTTTTTG ATGATGTTGATGATTTGACTTTGAACCCTTGCATATATGTGCATCATGGTGGTGAATGGGTTGTGCAAGGTGATATGGTTTATAGTGGGGGGAGGGTGGATGTCTTTGATTACATCCATGAGAATGCAGATGGCAAATATGTTAAGGAATTAGTCGATAGTTTAGGTTATAATGATGTAGAGAAAGTACATTTCTGGGACCCTAGGAAAGAATTCAAGAATGGG GAGGAGGGAGGAGGGAGAGGTAGCTTCCTTGAGTTGTTGAATACTGATGTGGTTGActtaaattctgattatgtggAACCACCTTTTACAGTACTCCCACCCAAACAAACTGAAACTCAACCTGAACCTCAACCTGAACCTCAAATTCAACCTCAAAATGTGCCTCAAcctgaaattgattatgattcaGAGGGTacagatgaagatgatgatgagttaGCCACTGCTAGGTCTAAGATATCTGATGATATGAGAAGGGAAAAGGCTTATTTTGAGGAGTTAGTAATGCTGAAAAAACTAGCAGAAAGTAAAGTAGAAGGTGGTCTGAATTTGGGGGATGACTTTGATGGATACAGTGACTTAGACAGCCCTAGTGAGTCAGAAGATGAGGATGATGTTGGTTACTTAGTTGCACCACAACACCATAAGAGGGGGAGAGGGAAACAGAAGCAAAACAACACTGAAACTGAAGAGAGGGAAGCCACTTTTTATGTTGGACAACAGTTTGAGAATCCAAAGACATTTAGGAAAGcaatcatagattattcaattgATAAAGGAAGAAACATTCCATTTTCTAAAAATGATTCCACTAGGGTTTGTGCAGAGTGTGAGCACAAAGATAAAGGTTGTAAATGGAGAATTTGGGCTTCATGGGAGAGAGGAAGAAGGTCATTTACAGTGAAAACATTTGTCAGTGAGCACACTTGTGGTAGGACACCTATCATTAAGAAGATGACTTCACATTGGATTGCAGAACACTACCAGAATCTGTTTAAGGTTAACCCTTACATGAGAGTGCAAGATATTCAGGAAACCATTTGGTTAGAAAAGGGTATAAGGGTGAGCAAAGACAAGGCTGCCAGGGCTAGGAGAAGGGGTCAAGCACTCATTGTTGGTGAATACAAAGAGCAGTATGCATTACTCCCAAGGTATGCAGCTGAGATACTAAGAAGCAATCCAGGGAACACAGTGAAGTTGAAGTTGGATGCAAATGTGTTTGACATACTGTATTTGTGTTTTGAGGCACTTAGGAAAGGGTTCTTGGCAGGATGCAGACCTTTCATATCACTTGATGGATGTTTCTTAAAGGGACCATTTGGGGGTCAATTGTTAGTAGCAGTAGGGAGGGATGGAAACAATCAAATGTTCCCTTTGGCTTGGGCTGTTTGTGAGGTTGAGAGCACTGACACATGGAGTTGGTTTCTAGAACTTCTAGCTACTGATTTAGGCACTAGTGAAGGAGCAGGGTACACTTTCATGTCTGACCAACAAAAGGGTTTACTTGCTGCTGTGTCAAATGTGTTTCCACAAGCTGAAAGTAGGGTGTGTGCAAGGCATGTGTACTGTAACTTTAGgggagtgtttggaggtggtTTAGAGTACAGAAAACAATTTTGGACTATTGCAAAAAGCAACACAGTAAATCACTTCAATGAAAACATTGAAgtaatgaggggtatttcacaTGAAGCTGCTGAAGACCTACTGAAAAGGAACTACAAGAAATGGTGTAGGGCATTCTACACTCCATTATCTTGTTGTGACAGTGTAGACAACAACATGAGTGAGGTGTTTAATGCATACATCTTGAGTGCAAGGCACAAGCCTATTATTACCATGTTGGAAGATATCAGAGAGGGTTTGATGGAAAGACTGCATAAGAAAAGAGATTTCATTGGGAAAAAGGAGATAATGTTGTGTCCTAGGATCCAAATTCAGTTAGAGAAACACAAAATTTGGGCTAGGGGTTGGAATGCATACTGGGATGGTGGGTTTTGCTATGGAGTAAGAGAAGGTGCAACACAGGTTAAGTATGTGGTGGATCTGAACCAACATACTTGCAGTTGCAATGCATGGCaggtgagtgggattccatgcaaacatgcaattgttgctatatggaataaagtagaccACCCAGAACAATATGTCAATGCATATTTCTGCAAACAGACCTACATGAAGGCATATGAATTTTTGTTAGAGCCTTTAAATGGTCCTCAAGAGTGGCCTACTTCTGATAGCATTGTTGTGGCTCCAAAGGTGAAAAAGGTCAATGGAAGACCTAAAACAAAGAGGAGATATGGTGTTGGAGAGGTAACTGCATCTGGTAAGCTGAAGAGAACAGGTTGTTCTATGAAATGCAGCTTATGTGGTGTGATAGGCCACAACAAAAGGGGTTGCAAGAATGCCcctaagcaacaacaacacagcaacaaTCATGCTACTGCAGAGCAGACCACACCACAGCAACAACACCCAAGAACCAGTTCAGCTATACCAATGCACAATAGGGGTGTGGGTATTTATACCTACCCAAATGGGTATCAAAGAATAGCTACT CCTATATCACAACACTTCCCCACACCACAGAGGCAAAGACCTCCTGCAGCTTTCTATTCTGATCATGGGGGTGAGCAAACCATCTACTCCTTCCCTGCACATGACTTCCCATTGTCACAGACTCAACCAAGTCAAGGACACACAATATCAAGCCAAGCATTGCAGGATCTTGCAATGGCTAGAAGATTAGAAAAAAGACCATGA
- the LOC130466026 gene encoding uncharacterized protein, whose product MGSCVSGKRTADKWECRTPKRTRISRWDEGDLALREAHPLCHHQDILITQIFTKLDWEGQAAVQMVCKQWRRWAKLRYRLPYHYPQGCYRAWLREWVIMDIIDNDGRDFHAWMDKDMTVYFDGFPLLFKEEE is encoded by the exons ATGGGTTCTTGCGTATCAGGAAAGAGGACTGCTGATAAGTGGGAATGTCGCACCCCCAAGAGAACAAGAATTTCCAGATGGGACGAAG GAGACCTTGCTTTAAGGGAGGCACACcccctttgtcatcatcaagacATCCTCATCACCCAAATCTTCACCAAACTGGACTGGGAGGGGCAGGCTGCTGTGCAGATGGTGTGCAAGCAGTGGCGTAGGTGGGCCAAGTTGCGGTACCGCCTCCCATACCACTACCCTCAAGGATGCTACCGCGCGTGGCTGCGGGAGTGGGTGATCATGGACATCATTGACAATGATGGCCGTGACTTCCACGCCTGGATGGACAAGGACATGACCGTCTACTTTGACGGCTTCCCCCTCCTTTTCAAGGAGGAGGAGTAG